In the Palaeococcus pacificus DY20341 genome, one interval contains:
- a CDS encoding exosome complex RNA-binding protein Csl4, translating to MEEKKRVKEGEFVLPGDYLGVIEEFLPGEGVIEENGELYAIRPGNIRINLEKMEISIEPATDTPPVPKVGDVLLVKVIEVKPQAAIVQILRIEGREDYRDLATSKLAGIHVSQVRNGYVEDMSNEFRIGDIVRAKVISAEKSPIQLTTREPSLGVVFALCIKCRSPLVRKGNQLICPRCGSVETRKISTFYRKIKV from the coding sequence GTGGAAGAAAAAAAACGCGTAAAAGAAGGAGAGTTTGTTCTACCCGGCGATTATCTCGGAGTCATAGAAGAATTTCTGCCTGGTGAGGGAGTTATTGAAGAAAATGGTGAGCTTTACGCTATAAGACCTGGAAATATTAGGATAAACTTAGAGAAAATGGAAATAAGCATCGAACCTGCCACCGATACACCTCCAGTTCCAAAAGTTGGAGATGTTTTGCTGGTCAAAGTTATAGAGGTAAAGCCCCAAGCAGCTATAGTCCAAATCCTGAGGATAGAAGGTAGGGAAGATTATAGAGATTTAGCAACATCAAAGCTCGCTGGAATTCATGTATCTCAAGTTAGAAACGGCTACGTTGAGGATATGAGTAATGAGTTTAGGATAGGCGACATCGTAAGAGCAAAAGTCATAAGCGCTGAAAAAAGCCCAATACAGTTAACTACAAGAGAGCCCAGCTTGGGGGTGGTATTCGCCCTGTGCATCAAGTGCAGGAGTCCACTGGTCAGAAAAGGAAACCAGCTGATATGTCCAAGATGCGGAAGTGTTGAGACAAGAAAGATCTCTACATTCTACAGGAAAATAAAGGTGTAG
- a CDS encoding DUF2067 family protein yields MKAGKKVIVIHVKDDIEKEELMKEIQRLNLPAFIYVHGKLNSLKINIQGTKDEIREAMHKIRDIQKRVHARLYTGKKGLYEYTLEDIFRGSQITVAAPILLKALELIGEKVSFDGEKLKTSLPWEDIVQLSRKLGDALSQIALQTTRQIREVAIPVAVAYNLDAEEVLDKLVELGLAEFKEDKFKYELIKNKEQALEELIKSLEGEEDEN; encoded by the coding sequence ATGAAAGCCGGAAAAAAAGTAATAGTTATTCATGTTAAGGACGATATTGAGAAAGAGGAACTGATGAAGGAGATTCAAAGGCTAAACTTACCTGCTTTTATCTACGTCCACGGAAAGCTAAACTCACTCAAAATAAATATTCAAGGGACGAAAGATGAAATTAGGGAGGCCATGCACAAGATCAGGGACATCCAAAAGAGAGTTCATGCAAGGCTCTATACAGGTAAAAAAGGCCTCTACGAATACACTTTGGAAGATATTTTTAGGGGCTCTCAAATCACGGTGGCAGCCCCAATCCTCTTAAAAGCTCTCGAGCTTATAGGTGAGAAAGTGAGCTTCGATGGAGAAAAGCTTAAAACCTCACTCCCATGGGAGGACATTGTTCAGCTATCAAGAAAGCTCGGCGATGCTCTATCGCAAATTGCACTCCAAACTACAAGGCAGATAAGAGAAGTCGCGATTCCTGTGGCTGTTGCATACAATCTAGACGCCGAGGAAGTTTTGGATAAGTTGGTTGAGCTTGGTTTAGCCGAGTTTAAAGAGGATAAGTTTAAATACGAACTCATCAAGAATAAGGAGCAAGCTTTAGAAGAGCTCATTAAAAGTCTGGAGGGTGAAGAAGATGAAAATTGA
- a CDS encoding ribonuclease III family protein encodes MRYSKDFTDKNLSKLGDSLANFIYSLALSDYLDKPSGGRVPNASLTVAMDRAKLHKYIPPRTDKHGKGDIAEAIIAYAWLEKAITIEEAVEIVRNSFTEDVLHATRKKEAIGIAFGELLKVIKERLKL; translated from the coding sequence ATGAGGTACTCAAAAGACTTCACAGATAAAAACCTATCAAAGCTTGGAGATTCTTTGGCCAACTTTATTTACTCCTTAGCCCTAAGCGACTATTTAGACAAACCCAGCGGAGGGAGAGTCCCAAACGCTTCCCTAACTGTGGCAATGGACAGGGCAAAGCTCCACAAGTACATACCTCCCAGAACGGATAAGCACGGCAAAGGAGATATAGCTGAAGCCATAATCGCCTATGCCTGGCTGGAAAAGGCAATAACCATAGAAGAAGCTGTTGAAATAGTCAGAAACAGCTTTACGGAAGATGTACTCCATGCTACAAGGAAGAAAGAAGCTATAGGAATCGCTTTTGGCGAGCTCCTAAAAGTGATAAAAGAAAGACTGAAGCTTTAG
- a CDS encoding SWIM zinc finger family protein — protein MKKAKVRGEKYYKEGRVLWVLKYKNILFSKVLGTYPYYVRIDLEQREGRCTCPLGEDCKHVHATLKALRRWFLHRDFKPFGGTQPTGCCRRVLP, from the coding sequence GTGAAGAAGGCAAAGGTCAGGGGAGAGAAGTATTACAAGGAGGGCAGGGTTCTGTGGGTGCTCAAGTACAAAAATATACTGTTCTCAAAAGTTTTGGGGACGTATCCTTACTACGTAAGAATAGATTTGGAACAGAGAGAAGGAAGGTGTACATGCCCATTAGGGGAAGACTGCAAGCATGTTCACGCGACTTTAAAGGCGCTTCGAAGATGGTTTTTACATCGAGACTTTAAACCCTTTGGCGGAACTCAGCCCACAGGCTGTTGTAGACGAGTTCTTCCTTAA
- the truD gene encoding tRNA pseudouridine(13) synthase TruD gives MDYKEFFAQFKHLSKTPGIGGRIKSKPEDFIVEEVISKSVFKKQNCLIYRLTKKNWDTMAAVKEISKRIGIHYKDIGFAGTKDRHGVTSQYISVCGGNLKELKEKVDSLQIQDIELEFVGYGKKLKLGSLWGNKFTIIVRELNVPIEEALERTRAVIKEIKAKGGFPNYFGYQRFGERRVINHEVGRLLLEGKFEDAAMKFLGEYSGDMLGDDARKEFLESGDVDKALESFPKFLRYERAMLYRYRETKSWKKAFATLPRPIVRLFIHSYQSYLFNKALSRRIEEGLPLKEALVGDVVCQVKYGIPLRTRTYRVTKGTLDFVNEKIRKGEAMVTGPLFGFQTRLADGEMGKIEKEILEEEGLTLEMFKMKALKILSEPGGRRELLIKPKEFKYRAIKDEEAMAFKFFLPRGVYATSVLREIMKDY, from the coding sequence ATGGACTATAAAGAATTTTTTGCTCAATTTAAACATTTAAGCAAAACCCCTGGCATTGGAGGGCGCATAAAGTCCAAGCCCGAGGACTTTATAGTCGAGGAGGTTATTTCGAAGAGCGTCTTTAAAAAGCAGAACTGCCTGATTTACAGGCTCACAAAGAAGAATTGGGACACTATGGCTGCTGTTAAGGAGATATCCAAGCGCATTGGGATTCACTACAAGGACATAGGCTTCGCTGGAACCAAGGACAGGCACGGGGTGACGAGCCAGTACATAAGCGTATGTGGTGGTAATTTGAAAGAGCTCAAGGAAAAAGTGGATAGCCTTCAAATTCAGGATATAGAGCTCGAGTTTGTAGGATATGGAAAGAAGCTTAAGCTTGGCTCCCTTTGGGGGAACAAGTTTACGATCATCGTGAGAGAGTTAAATGTTCCTATTGAAGAGGCTTTAGAGAGAACGAGGGCGGTTATCAAAGAGATTAAGGCTAAAGGTGGATTTCCTAACTACTTCGGCTATCAGAGGTTTGGAGAGAGGAGGGTTATTAACCACGAAGTGGGCCGCCTTTTGCTGGAGGGGAAGTTTGAAGATGCAGCCATGAAGTTTTTGGGCGAATACAGCGGTGATATGCTTGGGGATGATGCGAGAAAGGAGTTTTTAGAGAGCGGCGATGTTGATAAAGCCTTAGAGAGCTTTCCGAAGTTTCTACGCTATGAGAGGGCAATGCTTTACAGGTATAGAGAGACAAAAAGCTGGAAGAAGGCTTTTGCTACTCTCCCAAGGCCAATTGTGCGCCTGTTTATCCATTCATATCAGTCCTACCTCTTTAACAAAGCCCTATCGAGGCGCATTGAAGAAGGTTTACCCCTTAAAGAGGCTTTAGTTGGAGATGTGGTATGTCAGGTGAAGTACGGCATTCCCTTAAGGACGCGCACTTATAGGGTCACTAAGGGGACTCTCGATTTTGTGAATGAGAAGATAAGGAAGGGCGAGGCTATGGTTACGGGCCCGCTCTTTGGCTTCCAAACGCGCTTAGCTGATGGCGAAATGGGAAAAATTGAGAAGGAGATTTTGGAGGAGGAAGGTCTTACATTAGAGATGTTCAAAATGAAAGCTCTAAAAATTCTTTCTGAGCCTGGGGGGAGGAGGGAACTCCTAATAAAGCCGAAGGAATTCAAATACCGCGCCATAAAAGATGAAGAAGCAATGGCTTTCAAGTTCTTCCTGCCGAGGGGCGTTTACGCCACCAGCGTGCTCAGGGAAATAATGAAAGACTACTGA
- a CDS encoding DNA-directed RNA polymerase subunit L: MKIEIIKKEENLLEFYLEGEDHTFANLLVETLHKNKHVIFAAYTIEHPILMARKPKFRVKTDGKVTPEEALEKAAQDIFDTTKKVLDKWEATVKE, from the coding sequence ATGAAAATTGAGATCATAAAGAAGGAAGAAAACTTGTTAGAGTTTTACTTGGAGGGTGAGGATCACACATTCGCTAATCTGCTCGTTGAAACACTTCACAAGAACAAACACGTCATCTTCGCCGCTTACACCATAGAGCACCCAATCCTAATGGCGAGAAAACCAAAGTTTAGGGTTAAAACCGACGGAAAAGTGACACCTGAAGAGGCTTTAGAAAAAGCCGCTCAAGATATTTTCGATACCACCAAGAAGGTCTTAGATAAGTGGGAAGCAACTGTTAAGGAATGA
- a CDS encoding alpha-amylase family glycosyl hydrolase encodes MAELSPQAVVDEFFLKNPEFGLDVTLKELEYELDNDESGSEVARLFRKAAYLAEHYPNEERLNELLKLFDEFKRLFGEWKLAECIFRRVGEEVINPKSYSLTVIYMDPTGLRKTVIYEVFPRNHTEEGTLKALSNDLERIKNLGVDYIWLMPIYPIGEEGRKGTYGSPYAIKDYRSINPELGSFDDFKAFVDKAHSMGLKVMIDIVYNHTSRDSILLKEHPEWFLHEKGRPSRKVPEWSDIYDLDYSKKELWEYQIETLKFWARYVDGFRCDVAPLVPLEFWKRAKEEVAKVKKNVVWLAETVHPSFVKWLRDRGFKCHSDPEMHQAFEITYDYDGRERLEAYLRGEKSLSHYIDYLYIQDTLYPAEYVKLRFLENHDIPRAASLFKDELRLKNWTAFTFMLKGAMLIYAGQEYAIEKQPSLFERDPVDWESGDERFSKFIKQLITVKKRLECDKQRVYLAKEGVAVVECSNAVGIFNLEGKVGNIKLEVKGKDLLSGKRVKSKKGTLEIGFEPLIILRPQ; translated from the coding sequence TTGGCGGAACTCAGCCCACAGGCTGTTGTAGACGAGTTCTTCCTTAAAAATCCCGAGTTTGGACTGGATGTTACATTAAAGGAGCTTGAATATGAGCTGGACAACGACGAAAGCGGGAGTGAAGTAGCGAGGCTCTTTAGAAAGGCCGCTTATCTTGCTGAGCACTATCCCAATGAAGAGAGGCTTAATGAGCTCCTTAAGCTCTTCGATGAGTTCAAAAGGCTTTTTGGAGAGTGGAAGCTTGCGGAGTGTATTTTCAGAAGAGTTGGAGAAGAGGTTATAAATCCAAAGTCATATTCACTAACGGTGATATACATGGACCCAACCGGGCTCAGGAAAACCGTCATTTATGAGGTCTTTCCCCGGAACCATACGGAAGAAGGAACGCTAAAGGCACTAAGTAATGATTTGGAGAGGATTAAAAACTTAGGAGTGGACTATATCTGGCTAATGCCCATCTATCCAATAGGTGAAGAAGGGAGAAAAGGGACTTACGGCTCCCCTTATGCGATTAAAGACTACCGCTCAATAAACCCAGAGCTCGGAAGCTTTGATGACTTCAAAGCATTCGTTGATAAAGCCCACTCCATGGGGCTCAAAGTAATGATTGACATCGTATACAACCACACCTCAAGGGATTCCATCCTACTAAAGGAACATCCGGAGTGGTTTTTGCACGAGAAGGGCAGGCCTTCAAGAAAAGTGCCCGAGTGGAGCGATATTTATGACTTGGATTACTCAAAGAAGGAGCTGTGGGAGTACCAAATCGAGACCCTAAAGTTTTGGGCGCGCTATGTGGACGGCTTTAGGTGCGATGTAGCTCCATTAGTACCCCTCGAATTTTGGAAGAGGGCTAAGGAAGAGGTAGCAAAGGTTAAGAAAAATGTAGTCTGGCTCGCTGAGACCGTACATCCCTCTTTTGTGAAGTGGCTCAGGGACAGGGGCTTTAAGTGTCATTCCGACCCAGAGATGCATCAAGCTTTTGAGATAACCTATGATTACGACGGTAGGGAAAGGCTCGAAGCGTATCTAAGGGGAGAGAAGTCCCTAAGCCACTACATAGACTACCTATACATTCAAGATACGCTCTATCCCGCTGAATATGTAAAGCTCCGCTTTTTGGAGAACCACGACATCCCAAGAGCGGCTTCACTGTTCAAAGACGAACTCCGCTTAAAGAACTGGACAGCCTTTACATTCATGCTCAAAGGCGCTATGCTAATCTATGCCGGGCAGGAATACGCGATAGAAAAACAGCCGAGCCTCTTTGAGAGAGACCCAGTTGACTGGGAGAGCGGCGATGAAAGATTCAGCAAATTCATAAAGCAGTTAATAACGGTTAAGAAGCGTTTAGAGTGCGATAAGCAGAGGGTCTATTTAGCAAAGGAGGGCGTAGCTGTCGTAGAGTGCAGCAACGCTGTGGGAATCTTCAACTTGGAAGGAAAGGTTGGGAACATAAAGCTCGAGGTGAAAGGAAAAGACCTGCTGAGCGGCAAAAGAGTGAAAAGCAAAAAAGGAACGCTCGAGATAGGCTTTGAGCCCCTAATAATACTCCGCCCTCAGTAG
- a CDS encoding TrkH family potassium uptake protein yields the protein MFKVRRFIAISSDLFVVKNLIGSLLQGIGVAYLIPALIAWAYPNEINYIFYFIIPGVLSILTGAWLGRHSNQIEDINLRQAMISSAFVWLIASLISVVPFMAIAKMPFVDSWFEGMSAWTGTGLTMMSNLESYPHILLFWRAWMQWLGGIGIVLVALTILIHPGVAAARLYRAEARSERILPNLVNTSKIIFEIYFVLTLLGVYLYYINGMGLFDATIHSMTGLGTGGMSSHDLSIGYFNSLSIEAITIFLMIMGAVNFTVHYKLFKERSLKPFFEDIQVRYMFMFLFIAISLIAYTLFGVTRSIGASFRQAIFHAVSAVTCTGFGIADLSKYPELAKFLIAFLMAIGGGAGSTAGGIKLIRITLMYESLKWTIQESILPKGAIIKRKVGGYLFSEAEIQEVLGFTMTYIALLIFGTVALMLRLNVGLADAFFEVASAQGNVGLSVGITSPLLPIDAKILLILHMWIGRLEIFSTLVFLVSIAMTFASIFSRD from the coding sequence ATGTTTAAAGTCAGAAGGTTCATAGCCATCTCCAGCGACCTTTTTGTAGTTAAAAACCTAATTGGCTCACTGTTGCAGGGTATAGGTGTGGCCTATTTAATCCCAGCTCTAATAGCTTGGGCATACCCAAATGAGATTAATTACATCTTCTATTTTATCATCCCCGGTGTCTTAAGCATTTTAACAGGTGCTTGGCTTGGAAGGCACTCTAATCAAATAGAAGACATAAACTTAAGGCAGGCCATGATTTCTTCTGCATTCGTTTGGCTTATAGCTTCGCTTATAAGTGTCGTTCCGTTCATGGCGATAGCTAAAATGCCCTTTGTGGACTCTTGGTTTGAGGGAATGTCCGCTTGGACTGGTACTGGCTTAACCATGATGAGCAATCTTGAGAGCTATCCTCATATCCTGCTCTTTTGGAGAGCGTGGATGCAGTGGTTGGGGGGAATTGGTATAGTCTTGGTTGCATTAACGATCTTAATACACCCCGGTGTTGCAGCTGCTCGTCTTTATAGGGCTGAAGCAAGGAGCGAGAGGATCCTTCCCAACTTGGTCAACACTTCAAAGATTATCTTTGAGATCTACTTCGTGTTAACACTCCTTGGTGTTTATCTCTACTACATAAATGGAATGGGCCTCTTCGATGCTACCATACACTCAATGACGGGCCTTGGAACCGGTGGTATGAGCTCCCATGACTTAAGCATTGGATACTTCAACAGCTTGAGCATAGAAGCAATCACCATATTTTTGATGATAATGGGTGCTGTTAACTTTACGGTTCATTACAAGCTATTTAAGGAGCGCTCATTAAAGCCCTTCTTTGAGGATATTCAAGTAAGGTATATGTTCATGTTCCTCTTCATTGCAATATCCCTAATAGCATACACCCTATTTGGAGTGACCCGGTCAATTGGAGCTTCTTTTAGGCAGGCTATATTCCATGCTGTTTCAGCTGTAACGTGCACCGGGTTTGGAATAGCCGATTTGAGTAAGTATCCCGAGCTCGCCAAGTTCCTGATAGCCTTTTTAATGGCTATTGGTGGTGGAGCAGGTAGTACCGCCGGAGGAATAAAGCTTATTAGAATCACACTTATGTATGAGAGTTTAAAATGGACCATACAAGAGTCCATTCTCCCCAAAGGAGCAATTATAAAGAGAAAAGTCGGGGGCTACCTCTTCTCTGAAGCAGAAATCCAGGAAGTTTTAGGTTTCACAATGACTTACATTGCTCTCCTAATATTTGGGACAGTTGCACTCATGCTTAGGCTCAACGTGGGCTTGGCGGATGCGTTTTTTGAAGTTGCATCAGCTCAAGGAAACGTGGGTTTAAGCGTTGGCATAACCTCCCCTCTCTTGCCTATCGATGCTAAAATACTTTTAATACTCCACATGTGGATTGGAAGGCTTGAGATATTCTCCACACTGGTGTTTTTAGTCAGCATTGCAATGACATTTGCCTCAATATTTTCGAGGGATTAA
- a CDS encoding sugar phosphate isomerase/epimerase family protein produces MRVGVSIYPPFVNRDKTLASVLADIKIKDYDFVEIFPHSLGLIKNGEVVENKLRNIETTLKGVGIEYTVRMPMSVNLRDHIYYSRHFKVAKAIVDVAIKLGAKIIVMQSGKTGRLDLEIEALQELANIAGKFGIKLALENTFSVKDTLYVVENVNKDNVGFALDVGHAFLSAQGDDDKFLEDVKIGVDKTILLLIHDNFGKLSPQVEPVDALAYGVGDLHLLPGDGKVPFGKLLKLFGDVPMLLKVKDPEKFAKLPNKQLLIETLRNL; encoded by the coding sequence ATGAGAGTAGGAGTAAGTATCTACCCACCATTTGTTAACAGGGACAAAACTTTAGCTTCAGTGCTGGCTGATATTAAGATAAAGGACTATGACTTCGTTGAGATATTTCCTCACAGTTTGGGCTTAATAAAGAATGGGGAAGTTGTTGAGAACAAGCTTAGAAATATAGAGACCACTCTGAAAGGAGTTGGCATAGAATACACTGTTAGAATGCCTATGTCCGTGAACTTGAGGGATCACATCTACTATTCGAGGCATTTTAAAGTTGCGAAGGCCATTGTGGATGTTGCAATAAAACTAGGCGCAAAAATAATCGTAATGCAGAGTGGAAAGACAGGAAGGCTCGACTTAGAGATAGAGGCTCTCCAAGAGCTTGCAAATATTGCTGGAAAGTTTGGAATTAAGCTAGCATTGGAGAACACTTTCAGCGTAAAGGATACGCTCTACGTTGTTGAAAATGTCAATAAAGACAATGTTGGCTTTGCTTTGGATGTGGGGCATGCTTTTCTAAGCGCTCAAGGGGACGATGATAAGTTTTTAGAGGACGTGAAAATAGGAGTTGACAAGACGATTCTCCTGCTGATCCACGACAACTTTGGAAAGCTTAGTCCTCAGGTTGAGCCTGTAGATGCATTGGCTTATGGTGTTGGCGATCTTCATTTGCTTCCAGGGGATGGCAAAGTACCCTTTGGAAAGCTCTTGAAGCTCTTTGGCGACGTTCCAATGCTCCTTAAAGTGAAAGACCCTGAGAAGTTCGCAAAGCTCCCGAACAAGCAGCTCCTCATCGAAACCTTAAGAAATCTCTGA
- a CDS encoding 50S ribosomal protein L11 methyltransferase yields MEEQIRLAVELIRKGWDERKIRARLPKENADEIIEIARARIRAKDKFSRDDLWMDLNGLRYATHEVVADYRAKRLKPKSIADVSCGIGIQLIFYAKYAEEAYAIDIDERKLFYAMKNAEKYGVKDRITFIRGDSLSEEVVNQVDADIIFSDPARPPEMPERRLEDLLPSPLAVYDAYKHKTDSFIFDLPPQIRRERIPWKGEFEYIDLYGKLNRLTFYFEPLAKAERSAVLLPKGVRLESDSSLENIVEWSEKPKRYLYEVPQSIDYADIINELFHKVDGSLEMLMREKRRVLATSDEEIRSEYFKRCYVVVGVIPFHPLRINDFLKKEGFGKVTLRMSIPDREYWSFKRRVENGLMGEKRAYVFQFKDRAIVAEGF; encoded by the coding sequence GTGGAAGAGCAAATAAGATTAGCCGTTGAACTCATTAGAAAAGGGTGGGATGAAAGGAAGATTCGAGCGAGACTTCCAAAGGAGAACGCTGATGAGATAATTGAGATAGCGAGAGCTAGGATTAGGGCGAAGGACAAGTTTTCACGTGATGATCTTTGGATGGATTTAAACGGCTTACGATACGCTACTCATGAGGTTGTGGCTGATTATAGAGCTAAGCGGCTAAAACCAAAGAGCATAGCCGATGTGAGCTGCGGCATTGGAATTCAACTAATTTTCTATGCTAAATACGCTGAAGAGGCCTACGCAATAGATATAGATGAAAGAAAACTCTTCTACGCCATGAAAAACGCCGAGAAGTATGGAGTTAAGGATAGGATAACATTCATCCGCGGAGACAGCTTAAGTGAAGAGGTTGTTAATCAAGTGGATGCGGATATAATTTTTTCTGACCCTGCCCGTCCTCCGGAGATGCCTGAACGTCGCTTAGAGGATCTCTTGCCGAGCCCACTTGCTGTTTATGACGCTTACAAGCATAAGACTGATTCCTTCATCTTTGACCTGCCTCCTCAAATAAGGCGCGAGAGAATTCCTTGGAAGGGTGAGTTTGAGTATATCGACTTATACGGCAAGCTCAACCGTTTGACTTTCTACTTTGAGCCATTGGCAAAAGCAGAGAGAAGTGCTGTGCTACTCCCAAAGGGTGTGCGCCTAGAGAGTGACTCAAGCTTAGAAAATATCGTTGAGTGGAGCGAAAAACCAAAGCGCTATTTATACGAGGTTCCACAGAGCATAGACTACGCTGACATTATAAACGAGCTTTTCCACAAAGTTGATGGGAGTTTGGAGATGCTCATGCGCGAGAAGAGGAGGGTTTTGGCAACGAGCGATGAGGAGATTAGGAGCGAGTACTTCAAGAGATGTTATGTGGTTGTGGGGGTTATACCTTTCCATCCTCTGCGCATAAACGATTTCCTCAAGAAAGAAGGGTTTGGAAAGGTCACGCTTAGGATGAGCATACCCGATAGAGAATACTGGAGCTTTAAGCGCCGCGTTGAAAACGGCTTGATGGGTGAAAAGAGAGCTTACGTCTTCCAATTTAAGGATAGAGCAATAGTGGCCGAAGGGTTTTAA
- a CDS encoding GNAT family N-acetyltransferase, with protein MILRGKVVGSELPRFKHRWFGILEVDIKGEIYKLYMSGVAQWFVTGDEVEIYPKTEPKEKNGEKVFDFDDYELYKFYDGEKIKVWPLWETEYEAKRFSPLTGELLYTYKIKAREATYESDFEAIAELEQYHYASQKEKVALWRCESCGHIFEANTKQSCPKCGSETHILEIKGSTPASRFLILELENREEYEPRVLAYVRVDPPIPLMHRRLPNGEIEKNIRERVFPEDWFHPAFWPERIMREFYDGLKQKHSKKVARSLLWEKAKWQALRESDTAGARIARVVVHPDYRSDGLGQLSVKSALEWIKERRIPEMRKRKHLVETIAQMARYNPFFEKVGFKFLWETASGRPVLCYPLTKEAQEYIERFLREDPHAPKDGRLWRPSYGKVEPLNGPIVFKNVSKVFESELNINGLPEEIKSLLEAFGVRHRIIQRQVLRGLNFEIKPKELVVVVGASGAGKTTLLRLILGAARGYWEEKYRPTNGEIEVPENAKVSVLIPSEFEPDFGSESILENVYRKLGDLNASVEILNRSGLSDAVLYRAKFSELSTGQKERAKIASLLAEKPNLLLMDEFAAHLDTLTAMRVAKKVGEIIRDAGITALIITHRPEVVKALDPDKVLFVGYGTAKIEEKAQPTKKSAK; from the coding sequence GTGATTCTTAGGGGCAAAGTTGTGGGAAGCGAGCTTCCCCGATTTAAGCACCGATGGTTTGGTATTCTTGAAGTGGATATTAAGGGTGAGATTTACAAGCTCTACATGAGCGGCGTTGCCCAGTGGTTCGTTACGGGTGATGAAGTGGAGATATACCCTAAAACCGAACCAAAAGAAAAGAATGGTGAAAAAGTCTTTGACTTTGATGATTATGAGCTTTACAAGTTCTACGATGGGGAGAAGATAAAGGTATGGCCCCTATGGGAGACAGAGTACGAAGCAAAGCGCTTCTCACCCCTCACCGGCGAGCTGCTCTACACGTATAAGATTAAAGCGAGGGAGGCAACCTATGAAAGCGACTTTGAGGCTATAGCTGAGCTTGAACAGTACCACTATGCATCTCAAAAGGAAAAGGTGGCTTTGTGGCGCTGTGAAAGCTGTGGACATATTTTTGAGGCCAACACAAAGCAGAGCTGTCCAAAGTGTGGAAGTGAAACCCACATCCTTGAAATTAAAGGCTCTACTCCGGCTTCTCGATTCCTAATCTTGGAGCTTGAAAATAGGGAGGAGTATGAGCCGAGGGTTTTGGCTTATGTTAGAGTCGACCCGCCAATTCCGCTGATGCATAGGAGATTGCCTAATGGAGAAATCGAAAAGAACATACGTGAGAGAGTCTTCCCTGAGGATTGGTTTCATCCAGCTTTTTGGCCTGAACGCATTATGAGGGAGTTCTATGATGGGCTTAAGCAAAAGCACTCTAAGAAAGTTGCGAGGAGTTTATTGTGGGAGAAAGCTAAGTGGCAGGCTTTGAGGGAAAGCGACACCGCTGGGGCGAGAATTGCAAGAGTGGTCGTCCATCCTGACTACAGGAGCGATGGATTGGGTCAATTAAGTGTTAAATCTGCTTTGGAGTGGATTAAAGAGAGAAGAATTCCAGAAATGAGAAAAAGGAAGCACCTCGTAGAAACCATAGCCCAAATGGCTCGTTACAACCCATTTTTTGAAAAAGTTGGATTTAAGTTCCTCTGGGAGACTGCAAGCGGAAGGCCAGTGCTCTGCTATCCTCTAACAAAAGAGGCTCAAGAGTACATTGAGAGATTTTTGAGGGAAGATCCACACGCTCCTAAGGACGGCCGTCTGTGGAGGCCGAGCTATGGAAAGGTTGAGCCTTTAAACGGCCCGATAGTTTTCAAAAACGTTAGCAAGGTCTTTGAGAGTGAGCTAAATATTAATGGCCTCCCCGAGGAAATAAAGTCCCTTTTAGAGGCCTTTGGGGTTAGACACAGGATAATCCAGAGGCAGGTTTTGAGGGGCCTAAACTTTGAGATTAAACCTAAGGAGCTTGTAGTAGTTGTTGGGGCTAGTGGGGCTGGTAAAACCACTTTACTCAGGCTTATATTGGGGGCAGCGAGAGGATATTGGGAAGAAAAGTATAGGCCTACAAATGGGGAGATCGAAGTTCCAGAAAATGCCAAAGTGTCGGTTTTAATACCTTCGGAGTTTGAGCCGGACTTTGGAAGCGAGAGCATTTTGGAGAACGTCTACAGGAAGCTTGGGGACTTAAACGCCTCCGTGGAAATCTTAAACCGCTCTGGACTGAGCGACGCTGTTTTGTATAGGGCAAAGTTTAGTGAGCTTTCGACTGGCCAGAAGGAGAGAGCTAAAATAGCATCACTTTTAGCGGAGAAGCCCAATTTGTTGTTGATGGATGAGTTTGCCGCGCATCTTGACACGCTAACGGCAATGCGCGTTGCCAAGAAAGTGGGGGAAATAATAAGAGATGCGGGCATAACGGCTTTAATAATAACCCACAGACCAGAGGTAGTTAAGGCTTTAGACCCTGATAAAGTGCTCTTTGTGGGCTATGGGACGGCAAAAATAGAGGAGAAAGCTCAGCCGACCAAAAAGTCGGCCAAGTAG